One segment of Asaia bogorensis NBRC 16594 DNA contains the following:
- a CDS encoding DUF4142 domain-containing protein produces the protein MKFGLRPELRVGLALLPLCACTPAYPKLPPLPDKAPPFTTADAAFLQQANEHDLTQIALAKLTVDHARSNDVKTLGQDALKDYEAHRKTLSTLAGKHDLALTTTVLAADQEKTDRLSKLHGPAFDHAYMKAIRDDAQANQASIGTVFTTTKDSDVKAVATDLQKLDQRYISSAFSWLPQLVTRKHRSGTHR, from the coding sequence ATGAAATTCGGATTAAGACCAGAGCTGCGTGTCGGTCTTGCGCTTTTGCCGCTTTGTGCCTGCACGCCGGCCTATCCGAAGCTGCCCCCTCTTCCAGACAAGGCCCCGCCTTTCACGACGGCTGATGCCGCCTTCCTTCAGCAGGCGAACGAGCATGACCTGACACAGATCGCGCTGGCAAAGCTGACAGTCGACCATGCGCGATCAAACGACGTGAAGACGCTGGGTCAGGACGCGCTGAAGGATTACGAGGCCCACCGCAAGACGCTCTCGACGCTGGCAGGCAAGCATGACCTTGCTCTTACAACCACCGTGCTGGCCGCCGATCAGGAGAAGACAGACCGGCTCTCGAAGCTGCACGGCCCCGCATTCGATCACGCCTATATGAAGGCGATACGCGACGACGCGCAGGCCAATCAGGCTTCCATCGGGACGGTGTTTACCACCACCAAGGACAGCGATGTGAAAGCAGTCGCGACCGATCTGCAGAAGCTCGATCAGCGCTATATCTCCTCAGCCTTCAGCTGGCTGCCGCAACTGGTAACGCGCAAGCACCGGTCCGGTACTCATCGATGA
- a CDS encoding cob(I)yrinic acid a,c-diamide adenosyltransferase, whose translation MSVRLDRIVTRGGDSGMTSLGDGERVRKDDPLIEAMGCLDELNATVGLVRLAGACQDQLARVQNILFDIGAVLCMPGRDMPQALAADQIEWLEREIEVLRARQESLRSFVLPGGSAGSSWAHLARTITRRAERRIVSLDQTRLAGAAAFLNRLSDFFFVLARHLNDDGRNDVLWQRDPV comes from the coding sequence ATGAGTGTACGCCTCGATCGCATTGTGACGCGCGGTGGTGATAGCGGGATGACATCCCTCGGCGATGGCGAGCGCGTGCGCAAGGATGATCCGTTGATCGAGGCTATGGGCTGCCTCGACGAACTCAACGCAACCGTCGGTCTGGTGCGCCTTGCTGGTGCCTGTCAGGACCAGCTCGCACGGGTGCAGAATATCCTGTTCGATATCGGAGCTGTTCTGTGCATGCCAGGGCGCGACATGCCGCAAGCGCTCGCGGCGGATCAGATTGAATGGCTGGAGCGAGAGATCGAGGTGCTGCGTGCGAGGCAGGAATCACTCAGGAGTTTCGTGCTGCCCGGTGGGAGTGCCGGATCGAGTTGGGCGCATCTGGCCCGAACGATTACCCGACGGGCCGAGCGGCGGATCGTCTCGCTCGATCAGACGCGACTGGCTGGCGCAGCGGCGTTTCTGAACAGGCTTTCAGACTTCTTCTTTGTTCTCGCCCGTCATCTTAATGACGATGGGCGCAACGATGTTCTCTGGCAGCGCGATCCTGTGTGA
- a CDS encoding OPT family oligopeptide transporter, protein MSKATRELTIRGLILGALITVIFTASNVYLGLKIGLTFASSIPATVISMAVLRALGGSTILENNLVQTQASAAGTLSCVFATIPGLVMIGFWGGFPFWQSFFITLLGGATGVLFTIPLRRALVTHSALPYPEGVACAEILRVASPEGNQQALRSLIRGSVLAAVVTFMSTGLRVMQDGWSLTLSLGQSIFRLQGAYSFALIGTGYLVGLTGGLAMLGGVVLGWGIAVPWLTAILPHPAGVSATDFATGIWVHKVRFMGAGTIAIAALWTVGSLLGPVARGLREAFSGTHRQTLDETDRDLPPAIMNILLAALVLGLGALFTLFLWPVTPHDFLLVVMLALGLAACLFIGFLVASACGYMAGIIGSSSSPISGISIISVVALCMALMGLEALHLVPDALSAHDQHIAIAYILFVLTALTGSAAISNDNLQDLKTGQLVGASPWKQEVVLLVGCVVGALIIPPVLNVLYQAYGFVGTMPRPDMDPTRALAAPQPALMVDLARGILLRNLDWTMILIGAAIGAALIVIDRLFRLRNLALPPLAVGMGIYLPADVSVTIAIGAVIGRLFDKAHRNDVHDDDSAGTMIASGFIVGESLIGVVVAVLSGMSGHGDLLALPVGAGTAQIIGLVVFAASLVWFARQLAQSRKPG, encoded by the coding sequence ATGAGCAAGGCGACACGGGAATTAACCATAAGAGGACTCATTCTCGGCGCTCTGATCACGGTCATCTTCACCGCGTCCAATGTCTATCTTGGCCTCAAGATCGGCCTGACCTTTGCCTCATCCATTCCGGCGACCGTCATATCGATGGCCGTTCTGCGGGCCCTCGGTGGCAGCACGATTCTGGAAAACAATCTGGTCCAGACACAGGCTTCGGCGGCGGGAACATTGAGCTGCGTGTTTGCCACCATCCCCGGTCTGGTCATGATCGGGTTCTGGGGCGGCTTTCCGTTCTGGCAGAGCTTCTTCATTACCCTGCTCGGCGGCGCGACGGGTGTCCTGTTCACAATCCCCCTGCGCCGCGCATTGGTCACCCATAGCGCCCTGCCCTACCCCGAAGGCGTCGCCTGCGCCGAGATCCTGCGCGTTGCGTCTCCGGAAGGGAACCAGCAGGCGCTCAGATCCCTGATCCGCGGCAGCGTGCTTGCTGCCGTTGTGACCTTCATGAGCACAGGCTTGCGCGTGATGCAGGATGGCTGGAGCCTGACGCTCAGTCTCGGTCAGTCCATCTTCCGCCTGCAGGGGGCGTACTCCTTTGCGCTCATCGGTACGGGCTATCTGGTCGGGCTGACAGGTGGGCTTGCCATGCTGGGTGGCGTTGTGCTGGGCTGGGGAATTGCCGTGCCCTGGCTCACGGCCATTCTGCCCCACCCGGCTGGCGTTTCGGCCACCGATTTCGCGACTGGTATATGGGTGCACAAGGTGCGGTTCATGGGCGCTGGCACAATCGCCATCGCGGCACTCTGGACCGTCGGCTCTCTGCTCGGCCCCGTCGCGCGTGGCCTGAGGGAAGCCTTTTCTGGCACGCATCGCCAGACGCTGGACGAGACGGACCGCGACCTGCCCCCCGCCATCATGAACATCCTGCTCGCAGCGCTCGTTCTCGGATTGGGCGCTCTGTTCACGCTCTTCCTGTGGCCCGTGACTCCGCATGATTTCCTGCTGGTGGTCATGCTGGCTCTGGGCCTCGCTGCCTGTCTGTTCATCGGGTTTCTTGTAGCCAGCGCCTGCGGCTACATGGCCGGGATCATCGGGTCTTCCTCCTCTCCCATCTCCGGCATCTCGATCATCAGTGTTGTGGCGCTCTGCATGGCCCTGATGGGGCTCGAGGCCCTTCATCTGGTGCCGGACGCACTCTCGGCCCATGACCAGCACATCGCCATCGCCTATATCCTGTTCGTACTTACGGCCCTCACAGGCTCGGCTGCGATTTCAAACGATAATCTGCAGGATTTGAAAACCGGCCAGCTTGTCGGTGCCTCTCCCTGGAAGCAGGAAGTCGTGCTGCTGGTTGGCTGCGTGGTGGGCGCCCTGATCATCCCGCCCGTATTGAACGTGCTGTATCAGGCCTATGGTTTTGTCGGCACAATGCCTCGTCCGGACATGGATCCAACACGCGCCCTCGCCGCACCGCAGCCCGCCCTCATGGTCGATCTGGCGCGCGGCATTCTGCTACGTAATCTCGACTGGACCATGATCCTGATCGGCGCTGCGATTGGCGCGGCCCTGATCGTGATCGACCGCCTGTTCAGGCTGCGTAACCTTGCCCTGCCGCCACTAGCTGTCGGCATGGGCATCTACCTTCCTGCCGATGTATCGGTCACCATCGCCATCGGCGCCGTTATCGGTCGGCTATTTGATAAGGCCCATCGTAACGACGTGCATGACGATGACAGTGCCGGCACGATGATTGCCTCGGGTTTCATCGTTGGCGAAAGCCTGATCGGTGTCGTGGTTGCCGTGCTGAGCGGCATGAGCGGCCACGGCGATCTCCTTGCGTTGCCGGTCGGCGCAGGCACAGCACAAATCATCGGCCTCGTCGTGTTTGCAGCAAGCCTGGTCTGGTTTGCGCGTCAGCTGGCGCAGTCCCGCAAGCCCGGGTAA
- a CDS encoding M3 family oligoendopeptidase, whose translation MITPFPEFNTLDFPTPSRESLDQAYAVIGESLESGGIASAIALFDTQRRAYESWSALVELRFAQDTRNADYVAARDYADTLTPYATGLETDIKKRLLATREETAKHLSAHVLSLWEADITTFDERIESMLAEEARLCAEYTALLAAAEIPFRGETHNLSGIEPFQQESDRATRHEAEEARWGFYEANGETLDRIFDDLVRVRVAMAQTLGFNSYVELGYRRMRRTDYTAADVARFRERIATHVTPLVQALLQRRQLEMGWDSLKAWDEALVDPRGNPAPAGDYDLMITRALEMFSRLDESGEMAAFFAEMVERNYVDLKNRGGKAGGGFCTSFSTQGTPFIFANFNGTHGDIGVFTHEMGHAYQNWKSRSQPVIDMLWPTMEAAEIHSMGLEFLTWPEIDLLVEDGAGERYRRLHLIESLCFLPYGACVDHFQHEIYAHPDMTPQERHATWRRLEQQYMPWRDWGDLAYPAKGGRWQAQRHIYNSPFYYIDYTLALCVALQIWLIAQVDAPRALDLYRGLCEVGGSEAFCTIVRQAGLTVPFEDDALAEIVHEAEQMLMM comes from the coding sequence ATGATCACACCCTTTCCAGAATTCAATACGCTTGATTTTCCCACCCCGAGCCGTGAGAGCCTCGATCAGGCTTACGCGGTTATTGGCGAGTCACTCGAGTCTGGCGGTATCGCTTCGGCCATCGCCCTGTTCGATACGCAGCGCCGCGCCTATGAGTCCTGGTCCGCGCTGGTTGAACTGCGGTTCGCTCAGGATACGCGCAACGCCGACTATGTGGCAGCACGCGACTATGCCGATACGCTGACGCCCTATGCGACCGGGCTTGAGACCGATATCAAGAAACGCCTGCTCGCGACACGAGAAGAGACTGCGAAGCACCTCTCCGCCCATGTGCTTTCCTTGTGGGAGGCCGATATCACCACCTTCGATGAGCGTATCGAGAGTATGCTGGCGGAAGAGGCCCGCCTTTGTGCAGAATACACGGCGCTCCTTGCGGCGGCCGAGATTCCGTTTCGTGGCGAGACGCACAACCTCTCCGGCATCGAGCCATTCCAGCAAGAGTCGGATCGGGCCACGCGTCATGAGGCTGAAGAGGCGCGCTGGGGCTTTTACGAAGCAAATGGCGAGACGCTGGACCGGATCTTTGACGATCTGGTGCGCGTGCGTGTCGCGATGGCCCAGACGCTCGGCTTCAACTCCTATGTTGAGCTTGGTTACCGCCGCATGCGGCGTACGGATTATACAGCGGCAGATGTGGCCCGTTTCCGCGAGCGTATTGCCACCCATGTAACGCCGCTGGTTCAGGCTTTGCTGCAGCGTCGTCAGCTTGAAATGGGGTGGGACAGTCTGAAGGCCTGGGATGAGGCTCTTGTTGATCCAAGGGGAAATCCGGCCCCGGCCGGCGATTATGATCTGATGATCACCCGTGCCCTCGAGATGTTTTCACGCCTCGATGAGAGCGGTGAAATGGCCGCCTTCTTCGCTGAAATGGTCGAGCGCAATTATGTCGATCTCAAAAACCGTGGCGGGAAGGCCGGGGGTGGCTTCTGTACGTCGTTTTCCACGCAAGGTACGCCATTCATCTTTGCCAATTTCAACGGAACACATGGCGATATCGGCGTCTTTACCCATGAGATGGGTCATGCCTATCAGAACTGGAAAAGCCGCTCACAACCGGTAATTGACATGCTCTGGCCCACCATGGAGGCAGCCGAGATCCATTCGATGGGGCTGGAGTTCCTGACCTGGCCAGAAATCGACTTGCTGGTGGAAGATGGGGCAGGCGAACGTTATCGCCGACTGCATCTGATCGAAAGCCTGTGCTTCCTGCCCTACGGCGCCTGTGTGGATCATTTCCAGCACGAGATTTACGCCCACCCGGATATGACGCCGCAGGAACGCCACGCAACATGGCGGCGTCTGGAACAGCAATACATGCCCTGGCGTGATTGGGGCGATCTGGCCTATCCGGCCAAGGGCGGCCGCTGGCAGGCCCAGCGCCACATCTATAATTCGCCGTTCTATTATATCGATTATACGCTCGCGCTATGCGTCGCGTTGCAGATCTGGCTGATTGCCCAGGTCGATGCACCACGTGCGCTCGATCTGTATCGCGGCCTCTGCGAGGTCGGCGGGAGCGAGGCCTTCTGCACCATCGTGCGTCAGGCCGGGCTGACTGTGCCGTTCGAGGACGATGCCCTGGCCGAGATTGTGCATGAGGCCGAGCAGATGCTCATGATGTGA
- the thrB gene encoding homoserine kinase — MAVYTTIPPETLEAFLAEYDLGALKSVDGIAEGVENTNYLIETEAGRAILTLYEKRVNEAELPWFLGLMQHLARRGLKCPTPVIARDGVALRRLMDRPAAITTFLTGRPIVTITAGACFSLGQALARLHLLGDGFRARRENSLGPQAWLPLLDSCHGAGDSLYPGLTEELQLAIADVLKAWPQEGTLPQGQIHADLFPDNVFFEGGNVSGLIDFYFACTDLYAYDLAICLNAWCFPDEQTASPALIAGMMGGYQSVRPLAAEERVAMPALVQGAAIRFLLTRLFDWINTPADAIVTRKDPLAYHHRLRAWRENAKGLLHV; from the coding sequence ATGGCGGTCTATACAACCATCCCGCCGGAGACGCTTGAGGCGTTTCTGGCGGAATACGATCTCGGTGCGCTCAAGAGCGTGGACGGAATCGCCGAGGGTGTCGAGAACACCAATTATCTGATCGAGACCGAAGCCGGACGTGCGATCCTCACCCTGTATGAAAAGCGGGTGAATGAGGCCGAACTACCCTGGTTTCTTGGCCTGATGCAGCATCTTGCCCGTCGTGGCCTCAAATGCCCGACCCCGGTGATTGCGCGTGACGGCGTTGCCCTGCGGCGCCTCATGGATCGTCCGGCAGCCATCACGACCTTTCTCACTGGTCGTCCGATCGTCACGATCACGGCGGGAGCGTGCTTCTCGCTGGGTCAGGCGCTGGCGCGATTGCATCTTCTGGGGGACGGCTTTCGGGCGCGTCGTGAAAACAGTCTCGGCCCGCAGGCCTGGCTACCACTGCTCGATTCCTGTCACGGGGCAGGGGACAGCCTGTATCCGGGCCTGACTGAAGAGCTTCAACTTGCCATTGCCGATGTGCTGAAAGCTTGGCCGCAGGAAGGGACCCTCCCGCAGGGGCAGATCCATGCGGATCTTTTCCCGGACAACGTGTTTTTTGAGGGTGGAAACGTCTCCGGGCTGATCGATTTCTATTTCGCCTGCACCGATCTCTATGCCTATGATCTGGCGATCTGCCTCAATGCCTGGTGCTTTCCCGACGAGCAGACGGCCTCGCCTGCGCTCATTGCCGGGATGATGGGAGGCTATCAATCCGTGCGGCCGCTCGCGGCTGAGGAAAGGGTGGCCATGCCAGCGCTCGTTCAGGGGGCTGCGATCCGTTTCCTGCTGACCCGGCTCTTTGACTGGATCAACACGCCAGCGGATGCAATCGTCACACGCAAGGACCCGCTGGCCTATCATCACAGGCTTCGAGCTTGGCGCGAGAATGCGAAGGGGTTGCTCCATGTCTGA
- a CDS encoding alginate export family protein, translated as MRPYPALPALLLLAGSLPCAAHGETINLVNTGRTATTAPSVSRQKPRVDPTAAEEQVTVSGTSRPEIQNFPHAGPVGQPRRVTPLQNRPPHGTQGDWGVFTRGNGESAGFGPIGRYGVAPWAEDWSFLRDRKRHDDLFDAIKYIPLNASGRWWLSFSGETRLRNWSEETPFLGTRGPAGSGRFAVRNLYGADLHLGEHVRFFGQLVNGDAAGWGGFGYNTTYRKRLDLQQGFVELRSRLAGAKAGVIVGRQQFLDAPSYILYNRETPNVPLSWNGVRGYAIWPRLRADVYDFVGTNVTFNKMFHDRVDWSTRLHGIDLTWAPPSFSLGAERVSSFLDLFLIAFRLGGSSAALAYNRSTLNGTTARQDYGFRWYGGAPSFEFSVGGLYQGGSFELNRTGQNRAVSAYAFNAIAGYRHTPSPLHPFIGVQADLYSGGSSKSNNGTIGTYIAPFNPQTNYLDTTTYIAPSNLVSLSPVLRITPRNWLSLQFKSPFFWRESTDDAVYGPSGAYTFNNLHGGFIGIVPQASLTLQLNRHLTWTQYGARFIGSDGLRAAGGKSGSYYQSNFVFRF; from the coding sequence ATGCGCCCATATCCTGCCCTGCCTGCCCTGCTCCTGCTTGCAGGCTCGCTTCCCTGCGCCGCGCATGGCGAAACCATCAATCTGGTCAACACAGGCCGCACGGCGACGACCGCCCCATCGGTTTCACGCCAGAAACCGCGGGTTGATCCCACAGCGGCAGAAGAACAGGTGACGGTAAGCGGCACCAGCCGACCCGAAATCCAGAACTTTCCCCATGCCGGGCCGGTGGGGCAGCCGCGACGCGTGACCCCGCTTCAAAACCGCCCCCCGCACGGGACGCAGGGCGACTGGGGCGTTTTCACACGGGGAAACGGTGAATCTGCCGGGTTCGGCCCGATAGGCCGTTACGGTGTCGCCCCCTGGGCGGAAGACTGGTCTTTCCTGCGCGACAGGAAGCGCCATGATGACCTGTTCGATGCCATCAAATATATCCCGCTCAATGCCAGTGGCCGTTGGTGGCTCAGCTTTTCCGGCGAAACCCGCCTGCGTAACTGGTCGGAGGAGACACCGTTTCTCGGGACACGTGGCCCGGCAGGCTCAGGGCGATTTGCCGTGCGCAACCTATACGGTGCCGATCTTCATCTGGGCGAGCATGTGCGGTTCTTTGGCCAACTCGTGAATGGCGATGCGGCTGGCTGGGGCGGGTTTGGCTATAATACCACCTATCGCAAGCGCCTCGACCTGCAACAGGGGTTTGTGGAACTGCGCTCCAGGCTTGCTGGCGCAAAAGCTGGAGTGATCGTGGGCCGCCAGCAGTTTCTCGATGCACCGTCCTATATTCTCTATAACCGTGAGACGCCCAACGTTCCCCTCTCCTGGAACGGTGTGCGTGGCTATGCCATCTGGCCGCGCCTGCGCGCAGATGTCTACGATTTCGTCGGCACAAATGTGACGTTCAACAAGATGTTCCATGACCGCGTCGACTGGAGCACGCGTCTGCATGGTATCGACTTAACCTGGGCGCCACCCTCCTTCTCTCTTGGGGCAGAGCGCGTATCATCTTTTCTCGACCTGTTCCTGATTGCGTTTCGCCTGGGCGGCAGTTCGGCGGCTCTCGCCTATAACCGGTCGACGCTCAACGGAACGACGGCGCGTCAGGATTACGGATTTCGCTGGTATGGCGGCGCACCATCCTTCGAATTCTCGGTGGGTGGGCTCTATCAGGGGGGCAGTTTCGAACTGAACCGTACCGGACAGAACCGCGCCGTCTCGGCTTACGCCTTCAACGCCATTGCTGGCTACCGCCATACACCCTCGCCGCTGCATCCCTTCATCGGTGTGCAGGCCGATTTATATTCTGGTGGCTCCTCAAAGAGCAATAACGGCACGATTGGCACCTACATCGCCCCGTTCAACCCGCAAACAAACTATCTCGATACCACGACCTATATTGCGCCAAGCAATCTCGTCAGCCTGTCGCCGGTGCTGCGCATCACGCCACGCAACTGGCTGAGCCTTCAGTTTAAGAGCCCCTTCTTCTGGCGTGAATCAACGGATGATGCTGTTTACGGTCCCTCGGGCGCTTACACGTTCAATAACCTGCATGGCGGGTTTATCGGTATCGTGCCGCAGGCCTCGCTGACGCTGCAGCTCAATCGTCACCTCACATGGACCCAATATGGGGCGCGCTTCATCGGCTCGGACGGGTTGCGCGCAGCCGGTGGCAAGAGCGGAAGTTACTACCAGTCCAACTTCGTCTTTCGTTTCTGA
- a CDS encoding thioredoxin family protein produces the protein MFHRKFGVLTSLALGLSTLSVAAPALTSNVAYAEDGPPAPPVLDKDVQITPAKDVYPDIALAKKQVEEAFATAARTKRKVLIDFGGNWCPDCRMLAGIFEQPEVAQWLESQFVVVPVNVGRIDKNLDIAKQYGVTIHEVPTVLIVTPGRTLLNADGANTLGNARAMSTQAVLDLLDKWNRRG, from the coding sequence GTGTTCCATCGCAAATTCGGTGTTTTGACGTCCCTTGCCCTCGGTCTCTCGACGCTTTCCGTGGCGGCCCCTGCCCTCACCAGCAACGTGGCTTATGCAGAGGACGGGCCACCTGCGCCGCCGGTGCTCGACAAGGATGTGCAGATCACCCCGGCGAAGGATGTCTATCCCGATATCGCACTGGCCAAGAAACAGGTTGAGGAAGCCTTCGCCACTGCGGCCCGCACCAAGCGCAAGGTTCTGATCGATTTTGGCGGCAACTGGTGCCCTGACTGCCGCATGCTTGCTGGCATCTTCGAGCAGCCCGAAGTGGCACAGTGGCTCGAATCGCAATTCGTTGTCGTGCCGGTCAATGTCGGTCGCATCGACAAGAATCTCGATATCGCCAAGCAATACGGGGTGACCATTCACGAAGTACCCACAGTCCTGATCGTCACACCGGGGCGCACGCTGCTCAATGCCGATGGGGCGAACACACTGGGCAATGCCCGTGCCATGTCCACACAGGCCGTGCTTGACCTGCTGGACAAATGGAATCGCCGCGGCTGA
- the ispH gene encoding 4-hydroxy-3-methylbut-2-enyl diphosphate reductase: protein MPDTLTTSRPQETSEQASGAQTLRVLLAGPRGFCAGVDRAIRVVEEAIRRYGAPVYVRHEIVHNRTVVENLEEQGAIFVEELDEVPADGHVVFSAHGVPKSVPAEAQRRNLLYLDATCPLVSKVHREAERHFAGGGPDARHILMIGHAGHPEVVGTMGQLPNGAVTLINDAEEARTVQPADPTRLAFITQTTLSVDDTSEIVAILRERFPLIEGPKKEDICYATTNRQEAVKAIAPESDLVIVIGSPNSSNSQRLREVAERSGAKRALLVPKLAALDWSVLEGVSTVGITAGASAPESLVQEMVDALSTRYKLDIEERIVKKENVAFRLPSPLGEPV, encoded by the coding sequence ATGCCCGACACCTTGACCACTTCACGCCCGCAAGAGACCTCGGAGCAGGCGTCCGGGGCACAAACGCTTCGCGTTCTTCTGGCCGGGCCGCGTGGCTTCTGTGCTGGCGTGGACCGGGCCATCCGCGTGGTGGAAGAAGCCATCCGCCGTTATGGCGCCCCTGTCTATGTCCGCCACGAGATCGTGCATAACCGTACTGTCGTCGAGAATCTCGAGGAGCAGGGCGCGATCTTCGTTGAGGAGCTCGACGAGGTCCCTGCGGATGGCCATGTCGTGTTTTCGGCGCATGGCGTGCCGAAATCTGTGCCGGCCGAGGCACAGCGTCGCAACCTGCTTTATCTGGATGCGACCTGCCCACTGGTCTCGAAAGTGCATCGTGAAGCCGAGCGCCATTTTGCCGGTGGTGGTCCCGATGCCCGTCATATCCTCATGATCGGCCATGCAGGCCATCCTGAAGTGGTCGGCACGATGGGCCAGCTGCCCAACGGCGCGGTGACACTCATCAACGATGCGGAAGAAGCCCGTACCGTCCAGCCTGCCGACCCGACGCGTCTTGCCTTCATCACCCAGACGACGCTTTCGGTGGATGATACATCAGAGATCGTCGCGATCCTGCGTGAGCGTTTCCCGCTCATCGAAGGGCCGAAGAAGGAAGATATCTGCTACGCCACCACCAATCGTCAGGAAGCCGTGAAGGCCATTGCGCCAGAGAGTGACCTGGTGATCGTGATTGGTTCTCCCAACTCGTCGAATTCGCAGCGCCTGCGTGAAGTGGCCGAGCGCTCGGGCGCCAAGCGTGCGCTTCTGGTGCCCAAGCTGGCGGCGCTCGACTGGAGCGTGCTTGAAGGTGTTTCCACGGTCGGGATCACGGCAGGGGCCTCGGCACCTGAATCGCTGGTTCAGGAAATGGTCGATGCCCTCTCCACGCGCTACAAGCTCGATATCGAGGAGCGTATCGTGAAGAAGGAAAACGTGGCGTTCCGTCTGCCTAGCCCGCTCGGCGAACCCGTCTGA
- the rnhA gene encoding ribonuclease HI, with product MSEATKPPLPEGAPHVEIWTDGGCRPNPGPGGWGALLCANGHERELSGGEPETTNNRMELTAAAEALEALNRPCHVTLHTDSEYLRNGITRWHTGWVRRNWRNTAGDPVKNMDLWQRILEAEKRHHVTWLWVRGHSGNVNNERVDQLATAGREAIERS from the coding sequence ATGTCTGAGGCAACCAAGCCGCCGCTCCCCGAGGGCGCGCCGCATGTCGAGATCTGGACCGATGGGGGCTGCCGCCCCAATCCGGGACCGGGAGGCTGGGGCGCATTGCTCTGTGCCAATGGGCATGAACGTGAGCTTTCAGGTGGTGAACCCGAGACCACCAATAACCGCATGGAACTCACGGCAGCGGCTGAGGCGCTTGAGGCGCTCAACCGCCCCTGTCATGTGACGCTCCATACCGACAGCGAGTATCTGCGTAATGGCATCACGCGCTGGCATACTGGCTGGGTGAGGCGCAATTGGCGCAATACGGCAGGTGATCCGGTCAAGAACATGGATCTGTGGCAGCGTATCCTGGAAGCGGAAAAGCGCCACCATGTGACCTGGCTCTGGGTGCGCGGTCATAGCGGCAACGTCAATAACGAACGCGTGGACCAGCTTGCCACAGCTGGGCGCGAGGCTATCGAGCGGAGCTGA
- a CDS encoding DUF423 domain-containing protein gives MMRWQRLILTLAGLSGCAGVMLAALDAHLPDTHFITGGRAMLVRGVEMLMWHAIALLGIALSGWNDLRWSAYLMALGMVLFVAPVVMLALNGPALGFIAPWGGTLTMLSWLLLAVLAWRSQRRKRDHA, from the coding sequence ATGATGAGATGGCAACGTTTGATTCTGACCCTGGCCGGGCTGTCCGGCTGTGCCGGCGTCATGCTGGCTGCGCTCGATGCCCATCTGCCGGATACGCATTTCATTACCGGCGGCAGAGCCATGCTGGTACGAGGGGTCGAGATGCTCATGTGGCACGCCATCGCGCTTTTGGGCATTGCCTTGAGCGGCTGGAATGACCTGCGCTGGTCAGCCTACCTCATGGCGCTCGGCATGGTCCTGTTCGTTGCCCCGGTGGTGATGCTGGCCCTGAACGGCCCAGCCCTCGGTTTCATTGCGCCCTGGGGCGGCACGCTCACGATGCTGTCTTGGCTGCTGCTCGCCGTGTTGGCCTGGCGCTCTCAGCGCCGGAAACGCGACCACGCGTAA